A region from the Nocardioides coralli genome encodes:
- the uvrC gene encoding excinuclease ABC subunit UvrC, whose protein sequence is MASPASYRPAPGSIPTRPGVYRFRDARGRVIYVGKAKNLRARLSSYFQDVGNLHPRTASMVTSGASVEWTVVATEVEALQLEYSWIKEFDPRFNVKYRDDKSYPWLAVTVGEEFPRVMVGRGAKKRGTRYFGPYSHAWAIRETVDLLLRVFPMRSCSAGVFKRHSQMGRPCLLGYIGKCSAPCVGQVSAEEHREIVDDFCEFMAGRTAGFVKRIQQEMYAASTAEEFERAARLRDDLGALEKALEKQAVVLGDGTDADVIALAEDPLEVAVQIFYVRGGRIRGQRGWVADRVDEGQTPELVQDFVLQLYGGAGEEAADTIPREVLVPALPPDAATLEELLSELRGSRVRIRVPQRGDKRALQETVASNAAQSLALHKTKRASDLTTRSKALEEIQQALGLDEVPLRIECFDVSNLQGTEIVASMVVFEDGLARKSEYRRFVIRGDANPEGGQNDVASMHEVITRRFRRLLDEQGRSTEVVTDSGPMLVDPDTGRPRKFAYAPGLVVVDGGAPQVAAARDALSRLGVVDVPVCGLAKRLEEVWLPDEDDPVIFPRTSEGLYLLQRIRDEAHRFAITHHRSRRSKSMVESLLDDVPGLGEVRRKALLKHFGSLRKLRAASVDEIALVPGIGARTAGAIKDAIADSDRKTVHVNTATGEVEES, encoded by the coding sequence GTGGCCAGCCCCGCGTCCTACCGACCCGCTCCCGGGTCGATCCCCACACGGCCGGGGGTCTACCGGTTCCGCGACGCGCGAGGCCGGGTCATCTACGTCGGCAAGGCCAAAAACCTCCGGGCCCGGCTCTCGTCGTACTTCCAGGACGTGGGCAACCTCCACCCCCGTACCGCGTCGATGGTCACCTCCGGGGCGTCGGTGGAGTGGACCGTGGTGGCGACCGAGGTCGAGGCGCTGCAGCTCGAGTACTCCTGGATCAAGGAGTTCGACCCGCGGTTCAACGTCAAGTACCGCGACGACAAGTCCTATCCGTGGCTCGCCGTCACGGTCGGTGAGGAGTTCCCGCGGGTGATGGTCGGGCGTGGCGCCAAGAAGCGGGGCACGCGCTACTTCGGTCCCTACTCCCATGCCTGGGCGATCCGGGAGACCGTCGACCTGCTGCTGCGTGTCTTCCCCATGCGTTCCTGCTCGGCCGGCGTCTTCAAGCGCCACTCCCAGATGGGGCGCCCCTGCCTGCTGGGCTACATCGGCAAGTGCTCCGCACCCTGTGTGGGTCAGGTCAGCGCCGAGGAGCACCGCGAGATCGTCGACGACTTCTGCGAGTTCATGGCCGGTCGCACCGCCGGCTTCGTGAAGCGGATCCAGCAGGAGATGTACGCCGCCTCCACGGCCGAGGAGTTCGAGCGGGCCGCGCGGCTGCGCGACGACCTCGGAGCGCTGGAGAAGGCCTTGGAGAAGCAGGCGGTCGTGCTCGGCGACGGCACCGACGCCGACGTCATCGCGCTGGCCGAGGACCCGCTCGAGGTGGCGGTCCAGATCTTCTACGTGCGCGGCGGCCGGATCCGGGGGCAGCGCGGCTGGGTGGCCGACCGGGTCGACGAGGGCCAGACCCCTGAGCTCGTCCAGGACTTCGTGCTCCAGCTCTACGGCGGGGCGGGCGAGGAGGCAGCCGACACCATCCCGCGCGAGGTGCTGGTCCCGGCACTCCCGCCCGACGCCGCGACCCTCGAGGAGCTGCTCAGCGAGCTGCGGGGGAGCCGGGTCCGGATCCGGGTCCCGCAGCGAGGCGACAAGCGAGCGCTGCAGGAGACGGTCGCGTCCAACGCCGCCCAGTCGCTGGCGCTCCACAAGACCAAGCGGGCCAGCGACCTGACCACGCGCAGCAAGGCGCTGGAGGAGATCCAGCAGGCGCTGGGCCTCGACGAGGTCCCGCTGCGCATCGAGTGCTTCGACGTCTCCAACCTGCAGGGAACCGAGATCGTGGCCTCGATGGTCGTCTTCGAGGACGGCCTCGCGCGCAAGTCGGAGTACCGCCGTTTCGTGATCCGCGGGGACGCCAACCCGGAGGGCGGGCAGAACGACGTCGCCTCGATGCACGAGGTGATCACGCGCCGGTTCCGGCGGCTGCTCGACGAGCAGGGGCGGTCCACCGAGGTGGTGACCGACTCCGGCCCGATGTTGGTCGACCCCGACACCGGGCGTCCCCGCAAGTTCGCCTACGCCCCGGGGTTGGTCGTGGTCGACGGTGGCGCCCCCCAGGTGGCGGCCGCGCGCGACGCGCTCTCCCGCCTCGGGGTCGTCGACGTGCCGGTGTGCGGCCTGGCCAAGCGGCTCGAGGAGGTGTGGCTCCCCGACGAGGACGACCCGGTGATCTTCCCGCGCACCTCCGAGGGCCTCTACCTGCTGCAGCGGATCCGCGACGAGGCCCACCGGTTCGCGATCACGCACCACCGGTCGCGGCGTTCGAAGTCGATGGTGGAGAGCCTGCTCGACGACGTCCCCGGCCTGGGGGAGGTGCGACGCAAGGCCCTCCTCAAGCACTTCGGGTCGCTGCGCAAGCTGCGGGCGGCGTCGGTGGACGAGATCGCGCTGGTCCCCGGCATCGGCGCCCGCACCGCCGGTGCGATCAAGGATGCGATCGCGGACTCGGACCGCAAGACTGTCCACGTCAACACCGCCACCGGCGAGGTCGAGGAGTCCTGA